A region of the Terriglobales bacterium genome:
CGTGGCAAGCTCGGCGAATCGCTCGCTTCGGTGCAAAAGTTCGCTACCCCGATTGAGGAAGCGACAACCTCCTCCCTGGAGGCGCTGAAAGTCTACAGTATCGGCCGCAAACTGGGGTGGCAGAAGGGAAACGCGGCTGACCTCCCCTACTACAAGCGGGCTCTCGAGCTCGATCCCAACTTTGCTCTCGCCTACAGGGCGCTGGCAATCTCCTATGCCAATCTGGGGCAGGCCACACGCGCCAGCGAGAATGCCACCAGGGCTTTCCAGTTGCGTCAACGTGTCAGCGAACGCGAGCGCTACGGCATCGAAGGCTTCTATTACTTACTCGCAACCGGTGAACTGGAAAAAGCCAACCAGGTGTATGCAATCTGGCAGCAAAACTACCCGCGGGATCCTCTTCCTTACCTGGACCTGGGTAACGATTACATTGCTCTCGGGCGATGGGAAAAAGCGCTGCCCGAAACCCAGGATAGTCTCCGCCTGGATCCCAACAGTGTCTTCGCCGTCAGCAACCTGGCGTGGATCTTGTTCGCCCTGGATCGCACCGGCGAAGCAAACAGTGCGATTGAGCAGGCGCTGAAGCGCAAACTGGATGGGTTTCTTCTTCGGCTCGTACTTTACCAAGCCGCCTTTCTTCGCGGTGACCAGCCGACCATGCAGCAGCAGTTGGCCTGGGCCGCTGGACGCTCCGGAGAGGAGGACTGGCTGCTCTCGGCTCAATCCGACACAGAAGCGTACTTCGGGCGGCTGTCCAAAGCGCGGGAGTTTTCGCAATTGGCGGCAGAGTCGGCCCTTCGCGCCGATGCCAAAGAGACCGCTGCGCTTTGGAAGGCGAACGCTGCGCTGCGCGAGGCGGAGCTTGGCCATGCGACGGCTGCGCGGCAGTACGCGTTGGCTGCCCTGGCGCTGGTGGCAGGAAGAGACGTTAGCAGCCTAGCAGCCCTGGCTTTGGCGCGAGGGGGGGATACCGTAAGGGCTCAAAAGCTCGCCGATACGCTCAACAAAGAGTTTCCCGACAACACCATTGTGCAGGGTTACTGGCTGCCGTCAATTCATGCTTCAATTGAGATGGCCGGTAAGAGACCAGACAGGGCATTGGAGATTCTACGTCCCGCGGCGCTCTACGAATTGGGACAACCTCAACCTTTCAACCTGGGAACGATGTATCCGGTGTACCTTCGTGGCCAGGCCTACCTGCTCAACCACCAGGGAAAGGAAGCAGCGGCGGAGTTTCAGAAGATCATCGACCACCGCGGAATCGTGCTGAATTTCCCGACCGGCGCCTTGGGGCACCTCGGCCTCGCCCGCGCCTACGCCCTCCAGGGTGATACGCCCAAGGCTCGTGCCGCTTACCAGGACTTTCTCACCCTCTGGAAGGAGGCCGAACCCGACCTCCCCGTCCTGCAGCAGGCCAAGGCGGAGTACGCTAAGCTGAAGTGAGTAGGCCCTAAGTGGTGGGAAGATTGGAAGAGCGGCCCCTGAGCCCCTAAGCTGCGTTACCGCACGACGATCACTTCTCTCACGTTGTCTCTGGCGAGAAAGAATTTCAAGGAAGCGAACTCGCGAAATAGGTTCTCGATGTGACGATTATTAAAAACTCTCTGCAGGCGGAAGAGCGGCGAGCTGCTTCGCGCCGTCGGTTGCAATTGCAGCGTATCGTTGCCGGTGATGTGGTAACGGTAATGCGGCGTATCCGGCCCCGATTCTTTCATGTGAAAGAACGCCAGCAGGACGCCGCCGGGCTTCATCAGCGCACACAGGCGCTCCACCACCGGCTTGACCAGCGGCTCCGGCAGGTAATCCAGCGCGTCCCAACACAGCACCGCGTCGAAGATTTGCCCCTGGTAGGCCAGGCTGTCACGCAAAAAACGGGCCACATCCACCGTGTTCTTGCCGTCATCTCCCCGGACCAGCAGCATCGGATCGTGAGCGGCATCGAGCACGTCTTCGGTGCACACCTTGTGCCCGGCTTCGGTGAGACGGGAGATGTTGATGGCGGATGTGCATCCCAGGTCCAGGATGCACAGCCCTTCCTGTCCCGCGATGGACTTGGAAAACTCGTTCAGCCCGCTGGAGCGGCGATTGGCTCGCGCCGCGGAAGGCTGCACGTCGATTTCATTCGCGGTTCCGCTGCCGCGGAAAAAGCGCAAAAAATTCTGCGTCACTGAACCCATTTCTCAACTTCGAAGGAACCGACACATTGTGCTACGGTCAGGCGCAAAATCGCAACTCTTGCCGCCGGGTTGGGCCAAGCCGGGTCGAACTACCGCTTCGGTTCCGCGAGCACACCATGCGCGGGCGGCGCGCTCGGGGAAACCGGCGGGTTGGCAAGGCTCGCCGCTGCTGCTGCCATCACCGGCTTCGGCTCAACTTTCGGTTCGGGCTTTTGTTCCCGCTGAATGTCGATGGATCCTTTGAAATATGCACCCTCTTGGACCACCACTCGCTGGGTGACGATGTTGCCGACGTGAATCGCCGAGGCCTTGAGTTCTACCCGGTCCGCCGTGATGTTTCCTTCCACTTTGCCGTGCACCACCACGTCCTTCGCCCGCGTGTGGGCGCGCACTCGACCGTGAGGCCCTACCGTCAGGTTGTGACCGTGCAACTCCACGCTGCCTTCCACCTCGCCGTCCAGGTACAAGTCTTCGCTGCCCGAGAGCTCTCCTTTGACCAGCACCGACTTGCCGATGTGCGCCAACTCGGCGCGGGTTTCATTGGTTGGCTTTGGCGTTTCCACGGGACGGACCTCCTTGGGGGTAACAGAACTGGCGGCCGGAATGGGAATCTCATCCTCTTTGCGCAATTTCCACATCGGCATTCCTCCGCTGCGGCAGGTCGCCGTCGAGCGCTACTGTTGACGGCGCCTTTTGGATCGCGGGCGCAGGCGAGGAGACCAGAGAAGCTCTGATGACTATATTCTAACCGTGGCAAATGCGGCAATCTGGTTTTTCTCGGTTCTATCGTTCGCTTTTCATCTCTCTATGGAAACTGCTTAAGGTGAATTTCCGGTACCCGCGTACACAGGGATGGCACGAGGCGGGTTATTAGTTAGTACATACCGCAACCGGCCAGAGCTGCTCCGGCCGCCTGTCTTTCCGCTTCGAACAACCATAACTAAATCAATGACTTGCGGAGTAGCTGTCCCATGGCTGCTTTGGCCAGTTCCTTGCTATGAGTAGTTCTGTCGGCCCGTTCGGGCTGTCGTGCTGGCGGGTGAAGCCGAAAACCAGGGGAACAGCGGCTGCATCCCTCAACGCGACTTAAAACCAATGGGACTGCCTTTTCCGCGCGGGCCGACAAATTCAGCCTGTACACACATCCTCCTTCGCAGACCAGCGACCACGCTGGTCTTTTTTGGTCGGCGCAGACTCAGTGTCACCCCCAATTCCCTTTCTGAGCAACTGAGGTGCTCTTCTCCTCGTCTAATCTGGTACGAACCCTGAATCTCGGACGTTTTAACTTAAATTATGTACACAGTGAACCGAACCAAGGGATCGGTGTTGGCGAGCGCGGCCTTCATGCTGCTGGCGGCGGTGACCGCTTGGTCGCAGGAGCCCCCCAAGCCGGATCTGCCCGCCAACCCGGCCGATCTGGTGCGCAAAGCCGTCAATAACGAGAACCAGGCGAAAACTGACAAGACCCTGTACACGTACCGCCTCATCAGGAAAAAGCCCGAGCACATCGAAACCCGGGAAATGATCGAAACCGAGCAAGGTGTCATCGGACGGCTGCTGATGATCGACGGCAAGCCGCTGAGCCCCGCCGATCGCACCAAGGAAGACGCGCGCCTGCAGCGCCTGGTTTCTGATCCGTCGCAGCTCGCGCAGAAGCAGCGAAGCCAGAAGGAAGATGACCGCCGCTCCCGCAACATGGTGAACGCATTGCCTGACGCCTTCCTTTATGAATACGTCGGCGTCACCAATGAAGAACCGTGGGGCGAACTGGTCAACCTGAGGTTCAAGCCCAATCCCAACTTCAATCCGCCGCAGCGGGAAACCATGGTGTATCGGGGAATGCAAGGAACCATGTCAATTGCCGTTCCGGCTTACCACATCGCGAAAATCCAGGCACGCTTGTTCCGCGACGTGACCTTCGGATGGGGGATTCTCGGACACCTGGACCAGGGCGGACGCTTCCTAGTCGAACAGAAGCCTATTGAAGGCACCAATGGAGCCCACTGGGAACCTAGCCACATGGTCCTGGACTTCACCGGCAAGGCGCTCCTGTTCAAGACCATTCGCATCAATGACGACGAGATCACCACGGATTATCGTCCCGTGCCGGACATGACCGTGGCCCAGGCAGTCGAGCTTTTGAAGAAGCACGACGGCGAAGTTGCGCAGAACGGCGGTAACGAAACCAAGTGAATCAGAAGGGGCTCAAAAGTAGAGCTTGCGGTAGGTCAAAAAGAAGCCAATCGCGAAGCTCACAAATACCGCCAGCCAAAACCAGGCAGAATGCAGCATCATCGTAGCGTCGCCTGCAGCTGCTCCAAGTCCAGTTGCCTTTTGATTGCGTGCTTCAGCCATCATCAGTATGAACAACACGGCGAGTGTCGTTCCGAAAGCTGACGTGAGCGCAACCAGGCCGCCAAGGATAAGCTTAAGGATGTTCATCGAAAGGGCTTCCTATCTGAGCGTCAAGTAAGAACCGGCCGGCGCAACGCTGCGACTCTTATTTCCTTACTTCTGACTTGCTCCTGAATTTCTAAAAGTTTCTTTCCTGACCGTCAACTTCTCGATCAAGTCCTCGCGCACCCGATATCCCGTGCCCGGCGCATCGGTGACGCTGATCAATCCTTGACGTGATACTTCAACTTCCGGCTCGATGATGTCTTCCTTCCAATAACGCTTTGACGCCGACACGTCTCCGGGCAGGCGGAAATTCTCCAGCGTCGAAAGCGCAATGTTGTGTACCCGCCCCACCCCCGATTCCAGCATTCCGCCGCACCACACCGGCACGTCGCGCGCGCGGCAAACGTCGTGCACGCGAATCGCTTCACTCATTCCGCCCACCCGCCCGACCTTGACGTTCACGATCCGGCAGGCGCCCAACTGCAGCGCCGCTTCCGCATCCCGTGAATGGCGGATCGATTCATCGAGGCAGATCGCCGTTTTCAGCTGCTTTTGCAGCCGCGCGTGAAAGAAGAAGTCATCGTTCCAGAGAGGCTGCTCGATCATCAGCAGCCCGAAGGGGTCAAATTTCCTGAGGTGATCGACGTCGTCGCTGCGGTACGCCGAGTTGGCATCGCAGCTGAGCAGGATCTCCGGCCAGCGCGCGCGGATGCGCTCCAGCACGTTGACGTCCCACCCCGGCTTGACCTTCACTTTGATCCGGCGGTAGCCGGCCGCCAGCTCCATCTCGATCTTCTCCAGCAACTGCTCCACCGAATCCTGGATCCCGATTGATACGCCGCACTCGATCTGCCGCCGTGTTCCTCCTAGCAGCTTCCACAAGGGCACGCCCTTCTCTTCCGACTCCGCGGCCCAGAGCGCGTTCTCGATGGCAGCTTTCGCCATGCGATGCCCCTTCACGCGCGCCAGCAGCGGCGGACACTCTCGCGCCGTCGAAAATGTTTTCCCCAGCACCGCCGGGACCAGGAACCGGGAAATCGTCACCCATGCCGACTCCACCCACTCGCTGCTA
Encoded here:
- a CDS encoding methyltransferase domain-containing protein, translating into MGSVTQNFLRFFRGSGTANEIDVQPSAARANRRSSGLNEFSKSIAGQEGLCILDLGCTSAINISRLTEAGHKVCTEDVLDAAHDPMLLVRGDDGKNTVDVARFLRDSLAYQGQIFDAVLCWDALDYLPEPLVKPVVERLCALMKPGGVLLAFFHMKESGPDTPHYRYHITGNDTLQLQPTARSSSPLFRLQRVFNNRHIENLFREFASLKFFLARDNVREVIVVR
- a CDS encoding polymer-forming cytoskeletal protein, giving the protein MWKLRKEDEIPIPAASSVTPKEVRPVETPKPTNETRAELAHIGKSVLVKGELSGSEDLYLDGEVEGSVELHGHNLTVGPHGRVRAHTRAKDVVVHGKVEGNITADRVELKASAIHVGNIVTQRVVVQEGAYFKGSIDIQREQKPEPKVEPKPVMAAAAASLANPPVSPSAPPAHGVLAEPKR
- the menC gene encoding o-succinylbenzoate synthase, which codes for MKIEAITLREIRMPLVHFFETSFGRTTERAILLVTLHGEGLNAWGESVAGENPFYSSEWVESAWVTISRFLVPAVLGKTFSTARECPPLLARVKGHRMAKAAIENALWAAESEEKGVPLWKLLGGTRRQIECGVSIGIQDSVEQLLEKIEMELAAGYRRIKVKVKPGWDVNVLERIRARWPEILLSCDANSAYRSDDVDHLRKFDPFGLLMIEQPLWNDDFFFHARLQKQLKTAICLDESIRHSRDAEAALQLGACRIVNVKVGRVGGMSEAIRVHDVCRARDVPVWCGGMLESGVGRVHNIALSTLENFRLPGDVSASKRYWKEDIIEPEVEVSRQGLISVTDAPGTGYRVREDLIEKLTVRKETFRNSGASQK